Genomic DNA from Telopea speciosissima isolate NSW1024214 ecotype Mountain lineage chromosome 2, Tspe_v1, whole genome shotgun sequence:
tgCTCTGTCGTCCTCATCCATTAATTATGGAGGAATCTCATCGGTCACACAATTGGTGGACCTCTCTCGCCTCACACCACCCATTGAAAACATTCTCCATCCATCGGTCATCGCTTCACTACCCACCTTCGTCTACAAAGTTGGCCACCTCCATACCAAGTTTGACACAGTAGTAGAATGTGCGGTTTGCTTGAACAAGTTTGAGGAAGGAGACATGATAAAGCTAATACCTACCTGTAACCATATGTTTCACTTACAATGCATCAATACCTGGCTCCGCTCACACTCCACATGCCCCATCTGCCGTTCTGCTGTACAAGCCGCCTCCACTGCAGAGGGTACATCTCATGATGCTTCTTCACAAACTACTTCCAAGGACGACCAGCTGGAACCCAACATGATCACTATAGATGGTCGACGACGGCAGGAAACTGATGAGGTTTGAAGTTGAAGATCTTAGATAGATAAATAGATAGATGGATAGTCGATCATCAGTAATAA
This window encodes:
- the LOC122651031 gene encoding RING-H2 finger protein ATL5-like, giving the protein MGSDDHSGGFSFVDADVWYHSISKIIALCAVALLVNLLFVYACTTYRRQTREREREREAALSSSSINYGGISSVTQLVDLSRLTPPIENILHPSVIASLPTFVYKVGHLHTKFDTVVECAVCLNKFEEGDMIKLIPTCNHMFHLQCINTWLRSHSTCPICRSAVQAASTAEGTSHDASSQTTSKDDQLEPNMITIDGRRRQETDEV